The genomic DNA AGCCCCTCTTCTATGTATTTTTGTCAAAAAACCCGGTTTCTTTGGTTGGGTGGTAAGTCCTGTAATTGCTAATTGGCGAGAATGGGGGATTTTCTCCCCCATCTCCCCCATCCTCCCCATCCTCCCCATCCTCCCCATCTCCCCCATCTCCCCCATCTCCCCCATCTCCCCCATCCTCCCCATCTCCCCCTCTTTCCCTAGCCCCTAGCCCCTAGCCCCTAGCCCCTGATTACAAATTACTCTCAATTACTTGGCGGTACTGACTTTTTGGCTTAACTCCCTTGAGTTCTTCCACCAAAGCTTTATCCTTAAAAAATTGGATCGTCGGCGTACCGACGACACCAGCATTTTCAGCAATGTCTGGGTCTTGCTCGATGTCAATTTCCACATAGTGAATTTTGCCCTCAAACTCATCGGCGACTTTACTCAAAATTGGCTTGAGAGTATGGCAAGGGCCGCAGGTAGGTGAGGAGTATTTCACCATAATTAGGCGATCGCTATCGTGAAACAACTTCCGTAAAGCATAACCCCCTAAATGCCGCGTCGCAGCTAGATCGAAAGTTTCCTCCGTCTGAGCAACCTTATTTTCAGGCTTCTCAACGGGCTTTTCGGATTCCTCAAGTTGTTTGAATTCCTGGGCTAAGCCCTGCGCCGATAGCCACCTTTCCGCCAACATTGCCCCCATGCAACCACTACCAGCAGCAGTGATTGCTTGCCGAAACTCGTGGTCTTGGACATCGCCGACAGCGTAAACGCCTTCAACGCTAGTTTCTACTCCACCGTGCCGAGTCGCAATATAACCCAGCTCGTCTAATTCGATCTGGCCTTTGAAAATCTCAGTATTAGGCGTGTGACCGATCGCGTAGAACAAACCCTTAACCAGCAAATCGCTTTCTTCGCCAGTCTTGAGGTTCTTAATCCTGATGCCATCCATCTTCTCCCCAGGCACGCCCAAAACATCCACCGCCTCCGTGTTCCAGTGTACGGTAATTTTCGGGTTGCTCAAAACGCGGTCTTGCATGGCTTTAGAAGCTCGCATCTCTTCGCGCCGCACTAACATATGTACGTGAGAGCCATACTTAGTCAGGTAAA from Kamptonema formosum PCC 6407 includes the following:
- the trxB gene encoding thioredoxin-disulfide reductase, translated to MTNPTVENLVIIGSGPAGYTAAIYAGRANLKPVVFEGYQMGGIPGGQLMTTTEVENFPGFPEGITGPELMDRMKAQAVRWGAELYTEDVISVDLSDRPFTIRSEEREIKAHTIVIATGATAKRLGLPSEHTFWSHGISACAICDGATPIFKGVDLAVIGAGDTAAEESIYLTKYGSHVHMLVRREEMRASKAMQDRVLSNPKITVHWNTEAVDVLGVPGEKMDGIRIKNLKTGEESDLLVKGLFYAIGHTPNTEIFKGQIELDELGYIATRHGGVETSVEGVYAVGDVQDHEFRQAITAAGSGCMGAMLAERWLSAQGLAQEFKQLEESEKPVEKPENKVAQTEETFDLAATRHLGGYALRKLFHDSDRLIMVKYSSPTCGPCHTLKPILSKVADEFEGKIHYVEIDIEQDPDIAENAGVVGTPTIQFFKDKALVEELKGVKPKSQYRQVIESNL